A segment of the Carya illinoinensis cultivar Pawnee chromosome 1, C.illinoinensisPawnee_v1, whole genome shotgun sequence genome:
AATGAGTTCTGTTTTGAAGTGAAAATTTGAGCAGCTCTGAACAAGCACCACACCTTAGCCAATGAAATCTCTTTCTAAAGAGAAGAAAATCTGCAGGTATCTGCAGAGGGCTCAAGCAATTATAGCAAGATATGATAGGGGCTCCACCTGCAATGGGTCGGAAATGTTGTTTAGCCGAATGACGTTTCTTCACCTCACGGTCTCTATGCCTCTGTTCTTCAGATTTCACATCACGACTGCACATAGGAAAATCAGAGTCCGCATACCCGTGGGGACTTGAAGGACAAGAGCGGTAGGAAGGATTGTAACATTTGTGACCAGGATGGAGTCCACATAAATCTTGATTATTGCCAAGAATGGATTGAGGAGGCAACTGTACCGAGCATTGCCAGTCTTGGGGATGGCAATGAAGACAAGAGTGATGAACTCCATGTCTACTACTTGTTGCCTCTCCTGAGAAACGTACACATGAGAAATTGCGCTGCTCAAGCCAGTTGCCTCCAGACTTGCCTCTTCTGGGAAACCTAGGATAATTTAACTCATTATAGAGTTCCCCCACAGGTGCCTCATGATCATTGTAAGTTGAAATATGATTTTCCTTCCAAGTGTTAACCCTTCCATCAGCTTTTCCATTTAGATAGCATCTTCTGTTAAGTTCATCCTGCAATTCAGAAACGATTCTCAATAATTTCAACTTGTCCTGTTCAAGGTAATCAGACTTGTCTGATGATTGAAAGCTGCTGTTGCGATGAAACTGATTATGCACTTGATTTGAGGGGCCACCAATCTCATAGCCAGCGAGGGAACCCCTTCCATAGAAAGGTACCCTGGATGGATAATTTTCTCTATCACGTCTCCTCCAGTTTCGGACTGGGTGGCCATGCAATTTGGGTTCCAGCAATTCATCTTGATCCCACTTGCCACATCTATTGGCTGAATGCTTCTTAGTGGATGAAAGAATTCCATCTTCTTTAAGATAAGGATGGCAATTCATCAAGCTGTCCACCAGAAATTTGTCCTTTCTGTTCCTTTCTTCAGAACGAACAAAGTTCGCAACCTTACAAGTACTTCTAGATAAATGTCTAGGTCGTTCAGGGAATTGATCATCTGTACCATCATAAGAGGAGACACTTCCCTCATATGCATAATAACTTATGGTAGTTGGCGATTTAGAGATATCTAGAAGTCCACCACTGAGCTCAGAGCTGGGGTTGGCAAACTCTCTGGTTTCTAACGTATCTGTGGACCTTACACGGTCAAACACATGAACATTTTTCTGAGGTTGCTCAAGCTGTTCGTTAGGAGAAGATGTAGGAGTATCTGATGAAATGCTTTCCCTAGCTGCCATATGATGAGTAACAATTGAAGTACTTCCCATTGTAGCCACTTTATTGTtagtatttgaaattttgatattAGAATCACCTTCATTAATATCCACTTCTGAGTTTGCTCCTGCCAACAGTAAGCCACCATCATTTGCCTTTACCTCTAAATTTGATCCTACTATCGGTAATGACTCTGCATTCTCAGGAGGTGCAAGGTCAGTTGCCAAACACTCTTCAATGGAATCCTCAGGTTGTTTGATAGTGCTGTCACAAGATTCAGTTGCATCATCTTCATTGCCTTGGTCATTGTTTGATAAGTGTATTATACCTCCAAGCTGCTCACCATTGCAATCCCGTAACTGGCATCGATCCCACTCCTTGTTTTGACCTTCATTCAACAAATTTATACCTTCAAGATGCTCACTGCGGCAATACCCTGATTGTCTGGGATCCCCCACATTGTTTTGGTCCAAAGAACATT
Coding sequences within it:
- the LOC122292907 gene encoding protein ENHANCED DISEASE RESISTANCE 4; its protein translation is MSTKMTSGLTTKLRLVRCPKCRQLLPELPDHPVYKCGGCGTILQAKNQPNDVKITKSGLNETDNPQTNALDLVTEDKESGSSMHTDTVPSTGECSLDQNNVGDPRQSGYCRSEHLEGINLLNEGQNKEWDRCQLRDCNGEQLGGIIHLSNNDQGNEDDATESCDSTIKQPEDSIEECLATDLAPPENAESLPIVGSNLEVKANDGGLLLAGANSEVDINEGDSNIKISNTNNKVATMGSTSIVTHHMAARESISSDTPTSSPNEQLEQPQKNVHVFDRVRSTDTLETREFANPSSELSGGLLDISKSPTTISYYAYEGSVSSYDGTDDQFPERPRHLSRSTCKVANFVRSEERNRKDKFLVDSLMNCHPYLKEDGILSSTKKHSANRCGKWDQDELLEPKLHGHPVRNWRRRDRENYPSRVPFYGRGSLAGYEIGGPSNQVHNQFHRNSSFQSSDKSDYLEQDKLKLLRIVSELQDELNRRCYLNGKADGRVNTWKENHISTYNDHEAPVGELYNELNYPRFPRRGKSGGNWLEQRNFSCVRFSGEATSSRHGVHHSCLHCHPQDWQCSVQLPPQSILGNNQDLCGLHPGHKCYNPSYRSCPSSPHGYADSDFPMCSRDVKSEEQRHRDREVKKRHSAKQHFRPIAGGAPIISCYNCLSPLQIPADFLLFRKRFHWLRCGACSELLKFSLQNRTHLVPHALNAFCVPPPSEVGDYSDDGNRRLVSASHANASPYADPVSCSDDYGLSYCKSGSTEGDPVPFTSSHAIPGIADQRNMLSDPSKPVHERKESIGKRPQNKYKNSVETFDPAGLSSNMSKAEKLSSEIKPMSSSPLHRLMGYSSPSEVITGSRPSGME